One Salvia splendens isolate huo1 chromosome 1, SspV2, whole genome shotgun sequence genomic window, GCCATGTTATAGATTGGTATTATTACTAGGGGAGATGTTGTCAGGGCGGCTCTTCAGATAAAGCAGGCTGCTGAGAAAATCTGATCACTCTTCGCCACTGGTTGCTATATGCATGAGTGAAATTAACACGTTCTTGATTCTCTGCCATATTATTGGTTGAACTATAGTGTATACTTTTGGGATGCAGCGGCTGATTGCTCGATAAAAGGACAGCTATGGTGGTGAATATCAAGAATTGTATATCGGCCACGCCCCAAAACTGAGCACTCCATTCATGTTCAGCTTATGCGTGTAGATCGTGTATTCTTATTTGCATGTGGTGGTTGTGAGAATCCAGAATTGTAGTGAGATTTAAGAGCAATAGATAGAGTTTCTATATCCTGATGGGCTCCCTGATGCCCTTATAGCTGTTGTAATAGACATTACTAGACTAATTATATGGAAAAACATTTGATTCAAATAatctttgttttcttaatgGTTTTGCAGGTTTGATTTACAAAACTCCATAAAATTCAGAAGAACAACGCCTTGATAGTATGAGGACCACTACTAGTTGAGATCCTCGATTACATATCATTATCAATATCATGTCTGTATGTTAGTGAGTTCCAACTTGGGTATGTTACAAGTATTGGAAGCATCTAGAGTATTAAGATGAAGCACATTTGCCACGGAAGTATGGACTGCTGCTCTCATGTATGAATACTCTGAATAAATATATAACTACCAAAAATTCAAATGccaataattaattgataaataattgTGCAGCTTTTCAATCATGAACACCAAGAAAAATCAGTTCATGTACATAAAAGTTTTTATTGGGATTAAAAGTTATTTTGTTAAAAGTGGTTACTATTAATGAACAAAATTTACAGTGTATCCCAAATAAAAATGACACTCCTTGTGATTAAAAGTAATATAGTCTATAATAAAACTAATGTTTTAATGTACAAAGTTACTAATACCGGTTCAATATAGACGGACTGGACAAGGATTGGCCACAGGCACTATTCACATTGTGAGATCAAATGAAATTTCGCCTTCAAATTGGCTCGTGAGTGAGAATGATAAAAGTAATAGTactacaaataaatgaatacaatgGATTATTGGTATATCCCATTAGTTGTTTGATTTACTTGCGTAAGCAAACTAAACTATATCCGTGGCTCATTTTGCTCCCATTAAAATCCACCCTACTAGATACTAGTAGAGGCAGcttccatcttccacaatcTTCTATGCCGGTTAAAtatttgtattaaaattattgAATCTGTTACatgatactattattttatagtattgcATTTTTACTATAGGAATTTATTAAACCATGTCTATCCGAAAGTAGATGGATATGTTCAATAGTTCTCTCGAATTTAGGTTACTCATTAAGTGAAGTGGAGTACAAACTTCTCGACAAAAAGTGTGTCTAACTTAAAAATTGCTTTATCGTTATTTTAATTATGAGTTTTGTCTATAGAAATGGTGATTTTCACAATAATACTTAAATGATTGAAGGAGGTTAGAAGTTAGGAGGAGGATATATGGCGCGTGTTCTCAACTACCAAATGATTTCACAATAATACTTAAATGATTGAAGTTAGAagttatagtagtactagtatatatagTCCATATAGACAAGAACTTGATGGAGTATAAAGTTAGTTGAAAACTTGAAATCGAATTGGAAAAATGGGAGGAGAGCTTCACATAATGTTTCTTCCACTGATGGCTCACGGGCACATGATTCCAGCACTAGACATGGCCAAACTCTTCACTTCCCGCGGCCTCAAAACTACCATCATCTCCACCCCTTCCTTCTCCTCACCCGTACTAAACGCTCAAGCCGCAGGCCTTGACATCGGCCTTGTCTCCATCcacttcccccccccccccataaTTCCGATTTGCCGGACCACATCACCAGCCTCGACTAAGTCCTCTCCGACGACGCCCTCATCCCTAAGTTTTTCAAAGCCTTGTCCTTGATCCAACACCCGGTCGAGGACCTGCTCCGACAACTCAACCCCAACTGCCTCATCTCCGACATGTTCTTGCCGTGGACGGCGGATTCCGCCGCCAAGTTCGGCATCCCACGCTTCGTTTTCCACGGAACCAGCTACTTCTCTCTCTGCGCCGCCGAGGAGCTGCGGAGGCACAAGCCTTTCCGCGGCACCGACCACTTCGTCCTCCCCAATCTTCCCCACCGGGAGGAGATGGCCACGACGGAGGTCGCCGATTTCGATTTGAACGAGGATGCGGACGGTTTCTCCAAATAGATGAGGGAAATGAGGGAGGCGGATGGGAGAAGCTACGGCGTTGTCGTGAAtagtgttggcaattgaaactaaaaatataatatataactgtcccacatcggtgtcaagataaaactgaaactagtatataagtctcatggcccctcctcctatcaccaattggttttaggatggaacccacggatttctatcatggtatcagagcgggtcgccgactgtgagtcatatttaactgacccagcagtatatttgggctgaaaccgaaaaaaatgactgacctaGCAGTATAACAtataactaaaaatataacatataactgaaaccgaaaaaatgactgacccagcagtataacatataactgaaacagaaaaaaatgactgacccagcagtataacatattactaaaaatataacatataactgttcCACATCGGTGTAGTATAACAtataactaaaaatataacatataactgttccactaactaaaaatataacatataactactaaaaatataacatataactgttccacatcggtgtcaagataaaactggtactagtatataagtctcatgggcccctcctcctatcaccaattggttttaggatggaacccacggataaaactgaaactagtatataagtctcataaAACtgcaattggttttaggatggaacccacggataaaactgaaactagtatataagtctcataaAACTggtactagtatataagtctcatgggcccctcctcctatcaccaattggttttaggatggaacccacggataaaactgaaactagtatataagtctcatgggtccctcgataaaactgaaactagtatataagtctcatgggcccctccacggataaaactgaaactagtatataagtctcatgggtccctcgataaaactgaaactagtatataagtctcatgggcccctcctcctatcaccaattggttttaggatggaacccacggatactagtatataagtctcatgggcccctcctcctatcaccaattggttttaggatggaacccacggatactagtatataagtatcatgggcccctcctcctatcaccaattggttttaggatggaacc contains:
- the LOC121795281 gene encoding scopoletin glucosyltransferase-like → MAHGHMIPALDMAKLFTSRGLKTTIISTPSFSSPVLNAQAAGLDIGLVSIHFPPPPIIPICRTTSPASTNPVEDLLRQLNPNCLISDMFLPWTADSAAKFGIPRFVFHGTSYFSLCAAEELRRHKPFRGTDHFVLPNLPHREEMATTEVADFDLNEDDGTHEFLSNSFYELEPDYADHYRNALGRMAWKIDPLLLCNNAGGAGERGKKPSVDVAACVAWLDSKKVNSVVYVCFGSMAKFSPAQLKEIATISKPRKTFTVDTKGGIKASQLLINAIEILKQKLGVVRLSADTVEADEQFGELGPHMRRG